The proteins below are encoded in one region of Ostrea edulis chromosome 3, xbOstEdul1.1, whole genome shotgun sequence:
- the LOC125673165 gene encoding monomeric sarcosine oxidase-like, with product MADRERRTYGYIVVGCGGVGSAALYWLSKRVGSDVLGLEQFKLGHDNGGSQDHSRIIRLAYHDDMYTRLTPDTYRAWEEVERESGVQLVYKTGGVNLARRDEMGNIIDKYAEAMSANNIRYQRLTGKELHAKFPQFETSDEYTAIYEPMAGLVDAAMGNAVHVQLAYAHGATVIENCPVQRLEKIQDGSIKVYTPKGVFYCRKLIVSAGAWLNHVLGSIGLQIPVYVTQEQVTYFATPHVKEFTKEKYPIWIYHSPKYDFYGLPMHGNSGSKIGVDAGGPVVTADTRNFNPDPVREQACIEHLKKTIPRSLGPLMYTKTCLYTMPPDRHFVVDTCGKRVNGYDNVILCCGAGHCYKFASLLGRILSELAIDGKSRYDISKFNIDRPALTDPDWKPQLYMGTGGKVPTKESVNSKL from the exons ATGGCGGATAGGGAACGTCGGACGTACGGGTACATTGTAGTGGGCTGTGGCGGTGTGGGGAGTGCTGCCCTCTACTGGCTGTCGAAGAGGGTGGGATCAG atGTGTTGGGGTTGGAGCAGTTCAAATTAGGTCACGATAATGGAGGTTCCCAAGATCACTCGCGGATTAT ACGTCTGGCCTACCACGATGACATGTACACCAGATTGACTCCTGATACCTACAGAGC ATGGGAGGAGGTTGAGAGGGAGTCAGGGGTGCAGCTTGTCTACAAAACGGGAGGAGTAAATTTGGCCAGGAGGGACGAGATGGGGAACATAATCGACAAGTATGCTGAGGCGATGAGCGCCAACAATATCAG ATACCAAAGACTGACTGGCAAAGAACTTCACGCCAAATTCCCGCAGTTTGAGACTTCTGACGAATACACGGCTATCTACGAACCAATGGCTGGGCTTGTGGACGCGGCGATGGGCAACGCAGTTCATGTGCAACTGGCATATGCACATGGTGCTACAGTAATAGAGAACTGCCCTGTCCAGAGACTTGAAAAAATACAAGATGGTTcgataaaa GTTTATACTCCGAAAGGAGTATTCTATTGCCGGAAGTTGATCGTGTCGGCAGGTGCCTGGCTGAACCATGTGTTGGGTTCTATAGGACTCCAAATCCCCGTCTACGTCACACAGGAACAAGTGACCTATTTTGCTACACCGCATGTTAAGGAATTTACAAAAGAAAA GTACCCGATATGGATTTATCACTCGCCTAAATACGACTTTTACGGTCTTCCAATGCACGGTAATTCCGGAAGTAAAATTGGTGTTGATGCAGGTGGACCCGTGGTAACAGCTGATACCCGGAACTTCAATCCAGATCCGGTCAGAGAGCAGGCCTGTATTGAGCACCTGAAAAAGACAATCCCCAGG TCACTGGGACCCCTGATGTACACTAAGACCTGTCTATACACCATGCCCCCAGACCGCCATTTTGTTGTCGACACCTGTGGGAAAAGAGTAAACGGTTACGACAACGTTATATTGTGTTGTGGAGCAGGACATTGTTACAA GTTTGCCAGTCTGTTGGGGAGAATACTAAGTGAACTGGCTATTGACGGAAAATCTCGGTACGACATATCAAAATTCAACATTGACCGACCCGCACTGACTGACCCCGACTGGAAACCGCAGCTGTATATGGGAACAGGTGGAAAAGTACCAACTAAGGAATCTGTCAACTCCAAACTTTAA